A window of Auraticoccus monumenti contains these coding sequences:
- a CDS encoding GNAT family N-acetyltransferase, with translation MSDGSADPAIDGEGADPGTDEVVLRTDRLLLRPWRVEDAAVQRELWLERDPRVPPHRRIDADGHPTLEDLEEWIRTHPPGRTGLLAVERRTGGEVIGYCGLVDSGRGAEDEPELAFELLRREWGQGYATEASLAVLDWARTSGHVRLWATVREWNTASRRVLAKVGFVETDRVEPDDVHGRTIFTTRLL, from the coding sequence GTGAGCGACGGGTCGGCGGACCCCGCGATCGACGGTGAGGGTGCGGACCCGGGTACCGACGAGGTCGTGCTGCGGACCGACCGGCTGCTGCTCAGGCCCTGGCGGGTCGAGGACGCCGCCGTCCAGCGCGAGCTCTGGCTGGAACGCGACCCCCGGGTGCCTCCGCACCGTCGCATCGACGCCGACGGGCACCCCACGCTCGAGGACCTCGAGGAGTGGATCCGCACCCACCCGCCTGGCCGCACCGGGTTGCTGGCGGTCGAGCGGAGGACCGGCGGTGAGGTGATCGGCTACTGCGGTCTGGTCGACAGCGGCCGTGGCGCCGAGGACGAGCCCGAGCTGGCCTTCGAGCTGCTCCGCCGGGAGTGGGGGCAGGGCTACGCGACCGAGGCCTCGCTCGCGGTGCTCGACTGGGCGAGGACGTCGGGGCACGTGCGCCTGTGGGCGACGGTGCGGGAGTGGAACACGGCCTCGCGCCGGGTGCTGGCCAAGGTCGGCTTCGTCGAGACCGACCGGGTGGAGCCCGACGACGTCCACGGCCGCACGATCTTCACCACCCGCCTGCTCTGA
- a CDS encoding GAP family protein has product MDLLGLGVLAGLALVDSTSIGTLVVPVVLLLRPRVHPGLVLLYLATIAVFYLAVGLLLMAGATTLLPRLGAALETPAAYAVQLALGVGLVVLAFRIEPRAAARRRERRGLPPTGEPRWQRRIEAAADRPGTMVGLALGAGLAEAATMLPYLGAIALLVGSGLGAWTSSGLLGGYVLVMVLPALVLLVLRLAGGRRWDPAMQRLRDWIARHSAGTLSWVVGILGVLLARDAVPHLAPLLDRLG; this is encoded by the coding sequence ATGGACCTGCTCGGTCTCGGCGTGCTGGCCGGCCTCGCGCTGGTGGACAGCACCAGCATCGGCACCCTCGTCGTCCCGGTGGTGCTGCTGCTGCGACCGCGGGTCCACCCGGGCCTGGTGCTGCTCTACCTGGCCACCATCGCGGTGTTCTACCTCGCGGTCGGGCTGCTGCTGATGGCCGGGGCCACCACCCTGCTGCCGCGGCTGGGCGCGGCACTGGAGACCCCTGCCGCCTACGCCGTCCAGCTCGCGCTGGGTGTCGGCCTGGTGGTGCTGGCCTTCAGGATCGAGCCCAGGGCGGCGGCCCGCCGCCGGGAGCGGAGGGGTCTGCCGCCGACCGGCGAGCCCCGCTGGCAGCGTCGGATCGAGGCGGCCGCGGACCGTCCGGGCACCATGGTCGGCCTCGCCCTGGGCGCCGGGCTGGCCGAGGCCGCGACGATGCTGCCCTACCTCGGCGCGATCGCGCTGCTGGTCGGCTCGGGTCTCGGCGCATGGACTTCGAGCGGCCTGCTCGGCGGCTACGTGCTGGTGATGGTGCTCCCGGCCCTGGTGCTGCTGGTGCTGCGGCTGGCCGGCGGACGCCGGTGGGACCCGGCGATGCAGCGGTTGCGGGACTGGATCGCCCGGCACAGCGCGGGGACGCTGTCGTGGGTGGTCGGCATCCTCGGCGTGCTGCTGGCCCGTGACGCCGTCCCCCACCTCGCACCCCTGCTGGACCGCCTCGGCTGA
- a CDS encoding TetR/AcrR family transcriptional regulator, translating to MPRIVDHEQRRRDIARAVWRLLERDGLRGASVRAVVAESGLSSGAIRHYFSTQDDLLRFAGRIIRDEVPDRLLGVLKEPGPDPQERACRLLEELVPLDDRRRTELLVAVALAELERTSPGQDREFIDASHAGLRVLTRLAVLVLVGRAVELTPVDPLEPGLEEAAARLHLLADGVCAQHLFYPGVLTPEDLRASLRDGVEQVGAALGVRPTD from the coding sequence GTGCCCAGGATCGTCGACCACGAGCAGCGCCGCCGCGACATCGCCCGGGCGGTCTGGCGGCTGCTCGAGCGGGACGGTCTGCGGGGCGCGTCCGTGCGGGCGGTGGTGGCGGAGTCGGGCCTGTCCTCGGGGGCGATCCGGCACTACTTCAGCACCCAGGACGACCTGCTGCGCTTCGCCGGCCGGATCATCCGGGACGAGGTGCCGGACCGGTTGCTCGGCGTCCTGAAGGAGCCAGGACCCGACCCGCAGGAGCGGGCCTGCCGGCTGCTGGAGGAGCTGGTCCCGCTGGACGACCGGCGCCGGACCGAGCTGCTGGTCGCCGTGGCCCTGGCCGAGCTGGAGCGGACCTCACCCGGGCAGGACCGGGAGTTCATCGACGCCAGCCACGCCGGCCTGCGGGTGCTGACGCGCCTGGCCGTGCTGGTGCTCGTGGGACGGGCGGTCGAGCTGACCCCGGTCGACCCCCTCGAGCCGGGGCTGGAGGAGGCCGCCGCCCGGCTGCACCTGCTGGCCGACGGCGTCTGCGCCCAGCACCTCTTCTACCCCGGGGTGCTCACCCCCGAGGACCTGCGTGCGTCCTTGCGCGACGGCGTCGAGCAGGTGGGCGCCGCCCTGGGCGTGCGGCCGACCGACTGA